The region ATTTGCATAGTAACTTTTACTTTTACATCCTCATCAAGTTGAACTAAAACATCAGCTGCTTTATGTGCTTCCATATGAGATAATATTACTGCAATTGTTTGAGGAGATTCATCTTTAATAAAGTCTGATAGCTGCTTAGGGTTTATAGCATCTAAATAAGCAAATGATTGAGAGGCTAATTTCATTCTTGAAAGTTTTGCTAGAACTTCATCAGCTTCTGCTTTCCCCATAGACTTATATAAAATATCTTTTGCATAATCATAACCACCTGAGCTAATAAATGCCTTTGATTTTGTAAATAAATGGAACTCTTCTAAAATAGCCAAAGAAGTCTCTTTATCTATAGAGTTAATCATAGTAATGGCTGTAGAGATCTCTTCAACTAGATGTTTAGGAAGATGTTGAAATATTTTTACAGTAGCTTCTTCTCCTATTAGGACACAGAAATGGGCTACTTTTTCAAGCATACCCATCCCTTTTAATATATCTTTTATTTCAGCCATTCACTAAATCCTTATTTAAATTTACCACTTCCCTCTGTTAATAGCAATTCAATCATTTTTGCTATATCAGCTGGACTATTATTAATCTCTTTATCTAAAGTCTCAATTAAAACCTCATACTTAGCTGCACTCTCTTCATCTAAACCTTCTATATTATTTAGAATTTGACTTTTTACTTTTGCTTTAAGTCTTCCTTGAGCTGTTGAAGAGTCAAATTCATCTTCATAATTAGACAAAAAATCATTAACCAAATTCTCATCTATTGGATTACCATCTTTATCTAATTTTTTACCATCTTTATTATCTCCAATGATAACAATTTCATGATTAACAATAAATTTTTTATAAAAAACAAATAATAAAATTGCTGCAATTAAATATTGAATATACTCTGAAAAATCTTTCAGTATAGATCTTACCATTGAAAATGTATCAACACCACTATCTTGACTTCCTGCAATTGGATTTCCATTTTCATCAACTTGTGTTCCAGCTGCATTTACAGATTTAAGTCCAATAAACTTAAAATCTCTAACTGTTATTTTATCACCACGCTCTTCATCATAGCCTATTGTATCTTGTACAACTGATTCAATTGAAGCCAAAAACTCATCTCTGTTTTCAACATCGGCTAAAACTGTTGAGTCAAATGTAACGGCAGCTGTTACTCTTTTTATTGAAGAATAATTATTATTCTTTTCATCAATTACTTTTTTTGAAATTTCATAATTTGTAATATTTTTTGTTGAAACAGTATTTGATTGTGCATTACCATTGCCATTTGCTCCGTCTGGCTCTTGTATATTGTTATCAACTCCAGCAGTTCCACCAGTACCATTATCTCCACCAACTGAACTACTTTCTAACTCATCTGTTTGTTGACTTCTTATTGTTCCTTCTGGATCATAAATCTCTTCTTGTATATGTCTTTTTTTGAAATCTAGATTAAGTGAAACCCTAGCAACTACTCTTCCAACTCCAACGAAAGGTTCTAAAAGTGCTACAATTTTTTTCTCATAATCCTCTTCAAGTTTTAATTTATATTTATTTTGTGCAAGTGATTTTTGGTTATCTAAATCATCAGATGACATTTGAAGTAAAGCACCATCTTGATCAATTAATTGAATATTTTCAACTTTTAGATTAGATACTGCTGACGCAATAAAATTTTTAATACCATCAATTTGTTTTTGAGTTAAAAAAACTCCTGGTTTCATTGAAATTACTGCAGATGCAGTAGGGTCAGTTTTTCTTTCTGTAAAAATTGTTTCTTTTGGAATTGCAATTTTAACACTAGCTCTTAAAACGCCAGATAAAGATTCAAGAGATCTTGATAATTCACCCTCTAAAGCTCTTAAATATTTAACTTTGTTTTCAAAGTTTGTTGTCCCAAGTGATGATTTTTCAAATATTTCCCATCCAACATGGTTACTTGTCGATGCTTCACTTGTAACTAACTTAATTTTTGCAATATTAATAAAATCTTTTGAAGTTTTTAGTGTTAAATTATCTCCATTACCAACAACTGCAAATTCTATACCTGAAGCTTCTAATTCATTTGAAGCTAACATAACCTGATTTTTCGTTAGATTAGATGCAATAGTATAATTTAATTTTTTATCTTGAGCTTTAATATTTGAATATACTAATAAAGCTATTAGTAATATAAAAAGTATTGAAAAACCACCTATAATTACAGCTCTTTGTGCAGAATTTAAATTGTTTATAAACTTTAAGAGTTGGTCCATATATCAAATATCCTAATTAATTGTTTTTTGATGCTTCAATTACTGATTTAAACAGTGCTGAATCTTTTTTTATAGAGGATTGTAATGCATCAAAAATCACTTTGTTTTTAGACATTTCACTCATCTGTTTATCTATATTTACATTATTTCCATCATTTTGTTCTTCTAAACCTTTTACTTCAACTAACCTTGATTTATCATTGTTTACTTGATTTGTTGAAGCAACACTTATATGCATTGAGTTTGTAGTTTTTAAAGCTAAATTTTTACTATCATCAACTTTTTTAAGTTCATTTTCAAATACTAACTCTTTTGTTTTATAATTAGGTGTATTTATATTTGCTATATTACTTGAAATAACTTTTTGTCTTTCACCTCTAAAACTTAATTGATCAAATAATATATCTGTTACGCCACTTGCTTTCATTAGTTATTATTATTTCCTATTTTATTAATTAAGTTTTCGTTCAATTCATCAATAGAATTAACAGCTTTTTGTGCTTGTTCAAATCTTCTATGAGCATCAATTAATGCAACCATTGTTGATACTGAATTAACATTTGATTTTTCAATTGCACCTTGTACTAATTGTCTATCATTATTCTCTAATTGCTCAGTGATTTGTCCATCTTCTTTTAGTTTAAAGTTATTATCTTTATATTTTTCAAGTTGCTCAAAATCTATTCTTGTAACAGAGATTTGATTTTCAAACCCCTCTTCTTCAAGAGCAATAGGTTCATTATCATTACTTAATACAAATTGGCCATTTGAATCAACTAAAAAACCATCTAAATTTTTAAATGCTCCATCTCTTGTATAGACTATATCTCCACTTTTATCTTGTATTTTGAAAAAAGTATCAGAATCACTTAATGCAAAATCCAAAGCATTTCCTGTAGGCATAACTACACCTTGCTCACTATTAATAAATTTAGAATCCATTTTAGGAATTGTATTTGTCACTTCATTTATTTTAGTTGGTGTAAACCCCTCCATTTGAGCTCTTTGTAAATAATAATTAAATGAACCCTCAGTACTACCTTCTTGTTTAAAACCATGTGTATTTGTATTAGCTAAATTATTTGATATCATATCAATTCTATTGATTTGATTTATCATTGAGGCTGCTAAAGGATAAGTACCTTGATTCATTTTATCTCCTTACTTATTAAATTCAGAAATTAATGCTTCTAGATCATCAGTAGCCATTAAATCTTCAGTATTTTTATCACCTGAAATATGCTTTGCAACAGCCACTTCTTGGTGATTTCCTTGGTCTTCAAATAAGTTATTTAAATATACAGTCAATTTTCTAATTACAGACATAACTCTTTCAATTTTTTGTCTATTAATATCATGATATTGCATCAATTCCATTGCTTGAAAAATTTCTGTATTCCCATCATTTAATTTAGAATTCACATCACTAATATATTCACTCATTTGATTTGCATGTTCTAAATTTTGTTTAAAAACTTCAATATTAGGGAATTTATTGCTTAATGAATTTAGCATTAAAACTTGTTTTTCATTAAATTCATTTAATGCTTTAACATCTTTTTGAATAGCATTGTTATAATCTAATATATTACTCAATACATCAAATATTTTTGTTGCTTTCTCTTCAGAATCATTAGCTACTGCACTTAATTGATTTACAACTTTAGTATCCTCATCTACCGGTAAAGGAAACACTCCCGAATTGATTTTAGTGTCAATATCATCTTTTTCATCTTTAGTTAATTCTTCAGTTTGAGGTATGTCATTATCAACGATTCCATCAATTGAAGACAAAAGGTCGTCAATATTATCTGAACTAATATTTTCACTTGAAGCAGCAATTGTTTCTTCTAAAGTTGGCTCATCTATTGAAGAATCTGTAGTTTCTTCAATATTTTCATCTAAAGAATTTTCTACATCATTTTCTTGAACAACATCATTTTCTTGAACAACATCAGTTTCATCAACAGTTGATTCAGCTTCTTCAGTTTTATTAGTTTCAAGCTCTTTAATTATATCATCAATATTGGTTTCCTCTGAAGGGTTATTTTCAGGTTCAGCAACATCCTCAATATTATTTAAAATATCTTCAACAGATTCATCTTTTTCATCATTACTTTCATTATTAACAATATCTTCAGTTTGTGCTATTAATTCATTAATATCATCTTCTGACATATTGCCCTGAGCTTCAGTCTTTTCTTCTTCTGATTCTGAAGATGCGCTATCATCAAAATCTAAACCATTCATCAAAGACTCAATCTCTTCTTGACTCATACTCATAATCTACACCTTTTAGATATTTTAACTATTTCAGAACCCCATCTAGTTTTTCTTTTAATACTTCGGCATTAAAAGGTTTAACTATATAGTTATTTACACCTGCTTTAAGTGCTGTAATAACCTCATTTTTACCACCTTCTGTTGTAATCATAATGATAGGAACTTTTTGATGGTTACCCTCAGATCTAACTTTCTTAACTAACTCTAGACCATTCATATTTGGCATATTCCAATCTGTTAAAATTATATCGTATTGAGATTCACCTAGTAGTTTCCATGCTTTTACACCATCTTCTGCTTCATCAAAATCATCTTTAGCGTAACCAAGTTGCATGACAACATTACCTATAATTCTTCTCATAGTAGAACTATCGTCAACTATTAAAATCTTCATATTATTACCTTTTTTAAATCTGTATTCAAAATCCTTATATTATATATGATTTGTTTTAAATTTATACTTAATAAATAATAATTTAGAGTAACCAATTTATCTAACTTTAAAAATTCTTTAAATATAATTATTTTAGATTACAAAAATAAGGATTACCATGATAAGAGGTTTATATACAGCAGCAACTGGTATGAATGCAATGCAAAATCAAATAGACGTAACATCAAACAACATTTCGAATGTAAATACTATTGGATTTAAGCAAGATAGAGCAGAGTTTCAAGACTTAATGTATGAAAGTCTTAACTACACTGCTGGACAGACTTCTGAAATCACTTCAAATCCTACAGGGATTGATGTTGGGCTTGGAGTAAGATTATCTGGTATCCAAAAAAACTTTTTAGAAGGTGATTTAAAAATCACTTCAAATTCTTTAGATATGGCTATTGAAGGAAAAGGTTTCTTTCAAGTTACTATGCCAAATGGAGAAATAGCTTATACAAGAGGTGGTGCCTTTAAACTAGATAATGAAGGTAATATCGTAAATGGTAATGGCTATCTTTTAGAACCTCAAATAACTGTACCTGAAAATTTAGTTAACCTTACTATAGCAAATGATGGAACAGTAACAGCAGAAGATCCTGCAACTGGTGATGTAACAAACCTAGGACAAATCACTACTGTTGATTTTATTAATCCAGCAGGTTTAACTCCCCTTGGAGAATCATTATTCCTAGCAAGTGATGTTTCAGGTGATCCTATTGAAGGTGTACCATCAGAAGAACAATTTGGTTCTATAAAACAAGGAATGATTGAATTATCAAATGTAAAACTTGTTAATGAAATGGTTGATTTAATTACAGCACAAAGAGCATATGAAGCTAATTCAAAAGCGATTACAACTTCTGATGATATGCTAAGTATTGTTAATCAATTAAAAAGATAATTAATCTAAATTATTGACTCATGTCTGTTAAATTAGAAGAGTTAAAAAAGCTTCGTGAAGCAAACTTTGCTAAGCATAAAAAGAAAAAAAGAGAATATTACTTAAAAAGTAAAGATAAAAATACACAAACAAAATATAAAAACTATAAAGAGATTGATTATTCACAAGAACTAAATAGTGAAAATTTTGCAAAAAACATTAAACTTATTGCAAAAAAACAAAAAGCGCACGTAGATGATAGAAAAGAACAAATTCTTCAAAAAATTGAGGAATATAAAGAGAAAAAACAATCTTACTATCAAAAAAACCGAAAAAAAAGACTAGAATACGATAAAGTATACAGAGAGAAGAAAAAAGAAGAATTAAAAAATTATAGAAAAGAATATTATAGAAAAAATAGAGAAAAAATATTAGAAAAACAAAAACTAAGAAGAAATAACCAAAAAGAAGAGTAAAAAAATGGCTGAAAAAAGTGATGAAGAAATAGTAAAAGAAGAAGCTGGGCTAGAGTCTAAAATAACTGATGAAGAGGTATTAGCTCACCTTTCATTAGATAATGATTCTTCCGACAAAGATACCCTTAAACCTGTTGATAATAACTCAAATAATAATAATGACAATACTGAAAAACCTGTAGATAAAAGCGATGATCAAAATACTGAAAATACAAATGGTGTAAAGCAAAATATAATTGAAAATGAAGATAAGGATTATGAAAAAGAATTAGAAAATGATGGTTCAAAAGAAAAAGAGGAAGAAGAACTAACCATACAAAAAAAGCAACCAAAGATTTTTAAAATTCTCATAGCAATTGCTACACTACTCTTTGGAGTGTTAATAATAGGTCTTATATTATATTTTATAGGTTTTTTTGATCCAGAAGAGGAAGTTAAACCTCTAACAAAAGTTGAAACTAAAAAAGTTGTACCTGATGTTGTTTTTAATGAAAAAGAGATAGACAAAAAAGAATTAAATAAAAAACTTACTATGCTTACAAAAAAAGAGATAATGAGTAAAGATGAGTTAGAAGCTGAAGAAAAAAGAATTGCAGAAGAGAAAAAAAGAAAAGAAGAAGAACAACAAAGAGCTTTAGAAGAGAAGAAAAAAGAGGAAGAGCTAAAATTAGCAAATCAGTTAGCAAAAATACAAGCTGAAAAAGATGAGCTTATAAAACATCAAGAAGAGATAAAAAAACAACAAGATGAATTTATAAAACTTCAAGAACAAGCAAAAAAAGATCTTGAGGAAAAAATGCAAAATATATCATCTGGTAAAATAGTAAATGTACCACAAAGGGATTTATCTAAAGAGCAAGCTTCTTCTACAAATGAAGTAGAAACAACGCCTACTATATCTGATATTCCTATGGAAAATGACAATGATTATAAAACATTTTTATCATTTATAAATGTAGCTACAATAAAAGGTGATTTATATAAATCGTATTTAGACAAAGTAGAAAAATATGATAAAAAACTTTCATTATGTAGAGATTTAAAAAATAGAATTGAGATATATTTCGGACCTTATCAATCACAAGCTGAAAGGGAAAAAGTATTTAACTCTCTTATTGAAAATGGATTTAAACAAGCTTATTTAGTAGATTTTACTGAAGAAGAGTATAAAAGTAGATGTGAGTATTAGAAGACTTACGAGTTTTCTAATATTTCAAAACAATTCTTAGTTTCAATAACTTTTTTTTCAATATCTACATTTACAATATAATTTTCTACATTGTAAGGTATTAAAAAAGTTTTTGGCAACTTTAGTTCATCAACTAATTTTTTATCAGTAACAATTTCCAAATAATCGTCTAATGGAAATCTATGTATATCTTTTACAACTCCAAGTATCTTATCTGCTTCAATTATTTGACAATCCATAATATCGAACCAAAAATATTCATCTTTTTCTAATTTACAAGATTCTTTTGTTTGTTCTGCTGTCACATATAATTCTTGATTTGTAAGTTTTTTTGCAATATCTACATCATCATAACCCTCAAATTTGATTAAATCCCTTGAAGCGTTATACTCTTGTACTTTTAATTGCAATTTTTTATTTGTAGTGAAAATAGTGTTTTTCTTGAATTGCTCAGGA is a window of Halarcobacter sp. DNA encoding:
- a CDS encoding flagellar hook-basal body protein translates to MNQGTYPLAASMINQINRIDMISNNLANTNTHGFKQEGSTEGSFNYYLQRAQMEGFTPTKINEVTNTIPKMDSKFINSEQGVVMPTGNALDFALSDSDTFFKIQDKSGDIVYTRDGAFKNLDGFLVDSNGQFVLSNDNEPIALEEEGFENQISVTRIDFEQLEKYKDNNFKLKEDGQITEQLENNDRQLVQGAIEKSNVNSVSTMVALIDAHRRFEQAQKAVNSIDELNENLINKIGNNNN
- a CDS encoding response regulator, which gives rise to MKILIVDDSSTMRRIIGNVVMQLGYAKDDFDEAEDGVKAWKLLGESQYDIILTDWNMPNMNGLELVKKVRSEGNHQKVPIIMITTEGGKNEVITALKAGVNNYIVKPFNAEVLKEKLDGVLK
- the flgB gene encoding flagellar basal body rod protein FlgB, encoding MKASGVTDILFDQLSFRGERQKVISSNIANINTPNYKTKELVFENELKKVDDSKNLALKTTNSMHISVASTNQVNNDKSRLVEVKGLEEQNDGNNVNIDKQMSEMSKNKVIFDALQSSIKKDSALFKSVIEASKNN
- the fliG gene encoding flagellar motor switch protein FliG, with product MAEIKDILKGMGMLEKVAHFCVLIGEEATVKIFQHLPKHLVEEISTAITMINSIDKETSLAILEEFHLFTKSKAFISSGGYDYAKDILYKSMGKAEADEVLAKLSRMKLASQSFAYLDAINPKQLSDFIKDESPQTIAVILSHMEAHKAADVLVQLDEDVKVKVTMQMATIKDVSPDVVRTISVVLERKLESLLSSIVDVGGVKVVADMLNRLGPRSQDILKNINGVDTSLATKIKENMFVFEDLLNLDPEYIMKILQNVDTADVAVAMKNATEEDMLKVTSSMSSRASDRFKEEFEMLTKVKIKDIEAAQRKMLDVAQKMIEEGVIDRDMDEQ
- the fliF gene encoding flagellar basal-body MS-ring/collar protein FliF is translated as MDQLLKFINNLNSAQRAVIIGGFSILFILLIALLVYSNIKAQDKKLNYTIASNLTKNQVMLASNELEASGIEFAVVGNGDNLTLKTSKDFINIAKIKLVTSEASTSNHVGWEIFEKSSLGTTNFENKVKYLRALEGELSRSLESLSGVLRASVKIAIPKETIFTERKTDPTASAVISMKPGVFLTQKQIDGIKNFIASAVSNLKVENIQLIDQDGALLQMSSDDLDNQKSLAQNKYKLKLEEDYEKKIVALLEPFVGVGRVVARVSLNLDFKKRHIQEEIYDPEGTIRSQQTDELESSSVGGDNGTGGTAGVDNNIQEPDGANGNGNAQSNTVSTKNITNYEISKKVIDEKNNNYSSIKRVTAAVTFDSTVLADVENRDEFLASIESVVQDTIGYDEERGDKITVRDFKFIGLKSVNAAGTQVDENGNPIAGSQDSGVDTFSMVRSILKDFSEYIQYLIAAILLFVFYKKFIVNHEIVIIGDNKDGKKLDKDGNPIDENLVNDFLSNYEDEFDSSTAQGRLKAKVKSQILNNIEGLDEESAAKYEVLIETLDKEINNSPADIAKMIELLLTEGSGKFK
- the flgG gene encoding flagellar basal-body rod protein FlgG gives rise to the protein MIRGLYTAATGMNAMQNQIDVTSNNISNVNTIGFKQDRAEFQDLMYESLNYTAGQTSEITSNPTGIDVGLGVRLSGIQKNFLEGDLKITSNSLDMAIEGKGFFQVTMPNGEIAYTRGGAFKLDNEGNIVNGNGYLLEPQITVPENLVNLTIANDGTVTAEDPATGDVTNLGQITTVDFINPAGLTPLGESLFLASDVSGDPIEGVPSEEQFGSIKQGMIELSNVKLVNEMVDLITAQRAYEANSKAITTSDDMLSIVNQLKR
- the rimM gene encoding ribosome maturation factor RimM (Essential for efficient processing of 16S rRNA), whose protein sequence is MNNKIYVAKLGKAVGLKGHLRLFIDSDFPEQFKKNTIFTTNKKLQLKVQEYNASRDLIKFEGYDDVDIAKKLTNQELYVTAEQTKESCKLEKDEYFWFDIMDCQIIEADKILGVVKDIHRFPLDDYLEIVTDKKLVDELKLPKTFLIPYNVENYIVNVDIEKKVIETKNCFEILENS